A region from the Aegilops tauschii subsp. strangulata cultivar AL8/78 chromosome 5, Aet v6.0, whole genome shotgun sequence genome encodes:
- the LOC141022456 gene encoding uncharacterized protein has translation MKVQADRHRTDREFAVGDAVLLKLQPFIQSSVAQRPNQKLAFRYYGPYRVLARIGAVAYKLQLPASSRIHPVVHVSQLKKASGATVPVSADLPPNNSILQAEHVPELVLDRKMVRVAGDIRPRIQVQGSHLPPSLPTWEDPLALQQRFPSTPPWGQVGTQAGGMSRLARLPHLPRWPHWAARQPSHDQTGLTKSRRMEEG, from the coding sequence ATGAAGGTTCAGGCCGATCGACACCGTACAGACAGAGAGTTTGCCGTTGGGGATGCTGTGCTGCTCAAGCTACAGCCGTTCATCCAATCATCAGTGGCGCAACGACCGAACCAGAAGCTCGCCTTCCGCTACTATGGGCCATACAGAGTGTTGGCTCGAATCGGGGCAGTGGCATACAAACTACAACTGCCTGCTTCCAGCCGCATCCACCCTGTGGTGCATGTCTCACAACTGAAGAAGGCCTCTGGAGCTACTGTGCCAGTAAGTGCTGATCTACCTCCAAATAACTCAATTTTGCAGGCAGAACATGTTCCGGAGCTGGTGCTTGACCGCAAGATGGTGCGTGTGGCCGGCGACATCCGCCCTCGCATCCAGGTGCAAGGGAGCCACCTTCCCCCGTCGTTGCCAACATGGGAAGACCCATTGGCGCTGCAGCAGCGATTTCCCTCTACACCACCTTGGGGACAAGTCGGCACACAAGCGGGGGGGATGTCACGGCTGGCACGGCTACCCCACCTGCCACGGTGGCCCCACTGGGCAGCGAGACAACCGAGCCACGACCAGACGGGGTTGACGAAGTCAAGGCGCATGGAGGAGGGGTGA